The DNA segment TCTCTATAAGCCAGAAATTTCAAAGTCAAAGAATCGCTCAATTATCGGTACAGCCGTAGATTATGAACGTCTTATTCGTGCGCATCTTGAATACTCGCCAGCGTATCATCAAGGAGGAACACCGACTCAGATGAGTTTGCGACTTGCAAGAACTCCAATTTTAGCAATGCGACCACATCCATTCCCAGATCAGGTATTCAGTGCTGAGCTTCTACGCCGCTATGGAGAGACCGGGCATTTCCGGTTTGACCGAGTAGCGACAAAGTCGAGCCCACCAGATTGAGTGAAAGGCGACTCGATGGTATTTGTTGTTTATTGGCAAGTGCTTACGCACTTGCTGTTTATACCATTTACAAAAATCCTTTTTGTAAATGGTATAAATGAAAATCTTTTGCTTTTTTGAGCTGTTACGAGCAGTGGTTTTGACTAAGTTAAAGTATCCCATGGGCTCAGAGGGTTATGGGTGGGGTGCTGTGATTTGGGGTGTTGAGCCAGTAACGCGACGCACCAGAAGCCAAAAAGAAAGGGCAATGCATAAGGAGCTCAAAGCCAAAAGGCTTCGCCGATAAACGCCGGGTCGGGATTTGCATAACGGATTTCATTCCAGTAAGGAAGCATTTGCTCGCAAAGAGCGATTAGTTCATCCAGCGTAAGCTCCACTTCTGCTGAAATTAACTCCGATGGCTCAGGAAGATCCAATAAATCGTCGTCTCGTAAAGTCATTTGTTATTCCAGTCCTGTTTTATTTTCTCAAAAAGCTCACTCGAGGCATAGCGGTTGCATAGCTCTTCGACCTCGCTAAGTGACAACTGTGTTTTGCCAGATCTTAGAAGCCACAACAGGTCATTATAGTCTTTTACATGTCGGTGTGCCTGATAAATTTTGAGAGCGTGTATTTTCATTGTAGCCAAATGGCGAGCGGATACGGCTTTTACTTGAGCTAGACCAATTTGGGCAGCTGTCGCTTGAGACAAAAGTTTTTCGAACGTATTATTGTCAACAAACATCAAGTTTAGAGGCCAAACTCCCAAAATGTCCGATCTAAATCTAGCGAACTTGTCGTCATTTTGGCCTACTTGATACTTAAGTCGCGAAAACAGCTCCAACCACCAATTGCGGTCATCTCGTCGAACGACGAGATCGATATTTCCCGTTTGCCGCGACAAACCGTAGATATTAATGGCATGCCCGCCAATAAGCAAAAACTCCTTGTCCTTTGCCTCGGCATAAAATGAAATCGTTCGCAAGATCTCCATAAGGCATTAATTAGCATTTTGCTATGTTGGAGGTAAAGCGTTGATGCCATATGCGGGGCCTAAAACAAGAAAAAACCTCCCGAACCGCCAAAGTCTCTGCCGTAAAAAGCAAGCGAATCATCAAAGCCGGCGACAAAGCCCTTTCTTCTCTTTTTTGGATTAACTTTTCAAAGTCCTATGCCGCTACTTGTATCAGTAACGCGACGCACCAGAAGCCAAAAAGAAAGGGCTGTGCATAAGCAGCTCAAAGCGAAAAGGCTTCGCCGATAAAACTAGGCAATACCTCGGATCGATGCCACCGTTTGATCTCGGGTGGTAATGAACTTTTGATAGCGCTTAACAGTGCCGTAGATCTCATCCCTAGAGTCCTCAAACTGCGCCTGTTTAATCCAGAGGCATTTATCTTTAGCGCAAACCAACATCTTCCCTCTATCCTTTTTATATACTCTCCCCGCTTCGCCAAAATAGTTTTGCGAAAGCAATTCTGAAGAATACAAATTGACTCGTCTGTTGCAGTAATAAGTAAAGGCGCCTGGATAAGGTGTAGTCAATGCTCTGATACGATTATGAATCTCCTCTGCCGTTAACATATCCCATATTATCAAGCCGTCATCTGAAAACCTAAGAGGATAATAAGAGGCCTCCTCTTCGCACTGTTTCTTAAACACTATTTTATTGCTTCTTATTTGCTCCATCACTTCAAGCAGCATCTCGGGAAATGCTGCATTCGCTGTATCATGCAAATCCTTAATACTGTCATTGGGGCCAATTGGGAACGAGCGCTGCAAAACCACATCGCCTGTGTCTATGCCACCATCCACCTTAATAATTGATAGCCCAAACGAACTTTCGCCATTAATCAGTGCCCAATTAAGAGGAGAAGAACCTCTGTATTGAGGTAATCTACCACCATGAAGATTTAGACAGTATAGACTTGGGACAGATATAAGCTTTTCTCTAAATATCTTTCCATAACCTGCCAAGACAAACAAATCAGGACTAAGTGCGGATAGCTCCTCAATAAAAGCTGGATTATTATTGTCCTCGGGGCATAAAACCGGTATGCCCACTTCCAAAGCATAACTCGTAACTGCCTCGCTCTTATCGTCGCAACTTCCGGGCATTCCGATTACTAGAATAACAGATGCAGAGTTTTCAAGTAATGCCTTTAGGCAGGTTAGCCCACGAGTGCCCTTTCCAAAAAAAACTATCTTCATAGCCCAGCTCTCTCATAATTCATCTAGCCACTGAATAACCTCGTTTCTTTCAGTGTCCAGATACTGCTGAAATTCGTTAAGCCTTTTTGAATCGACTACCATAACATATACTCTGCCCTGCGAGTTT comes from the Deltaproteobacteria bacterium genome and includes:
- a CDS encoding methionyl-tRNA formyltransferase, producing the protein MKIVFFGKGTRGLTCLKALLENSASVILVIGMPGSCDDKSEAVTSYALEVGIPVLCPEDNNNPAFIEELSALSPDLFVLAGYGKIFREKLISVPSLYCLNLHGGRLPQYRGSSPLNWALINGESSFGLSIIKVDGGIDTGDVVLQRSFPIGPNDSIKDLHDTANAAFPEMLLEVMEQIRSNKIVFKKQCEEEASYYPLRFSDDGLIIWDMLTAEEIHNRIRALTTPYPGAFTYYCNRRVNLYSSELLSQNYFGEAGRVYKKDRGKMLVCAKDKCLWIKQAQFEDSRDEIYGTVKRYQKFITTRDQTVASIRGIA
- a CDS encoding nucleotidyl transferase AbiEii/AbiGii toxin family protein, which produces MRTISFYAEAKDKEFLLIGGHAINIYGLSRQTGNIDLVVRRDDRNWWLELFSRLKYQVGQNDDKFARFRSDILGVWPLNLMFVDNNTFEKLLSQATAAQIGLAQVKAVSARHLATMKIHALKIYQAHRHVKDYNDLLWLLRSGKTQLSLSEVEELCNRYASSELFEKIKQDWNNK